The nucleotide sequence GAGCGACCGGGACCACAGGCGCGACGGCCGCGACCGGAGCGACGGCCGTCCTGACGACCGGAACCGGCGAGACGACGGGAGCACAGACGGGAGCGGGAACCCAGGGGACCAACCCCGCAACGGAGGGAACGACCGACCCCACGATGTAGGCGGTCGGGACGATCGACGTTCCGACGCAGGAACCGTAGACCCAAATGCCGTCGGCATTCCTGAATACGGGATACCCGTCGTAGGTCGCGTACCATCCGGAGGGGATGTTATAGGGACGATAAACGTAGAACTGCATCCCCGCATAAGCGGGCTGGGTGATCAGAATGGGATCCGGGGAGCTCACCCACACCTGCGCCGCAACGGCACAGGTGGCAACCGCCAACACCATGGCCAGCGCCCAAAATGCCTTGAGCACCAAACGTCCGACTCTCATCTCTCATCGCTCCTTCTCTGAGATAGACCTCCAAACAGCTCCTCGGGCCCCTCGCCCTGCCTGAGGAGAAAGCCCCTGCGAAATCCTTTTCGCCCGGGACTTCCCCCAAACCCATGTTTTCAATGCTTTCAATGCGTCTCCGACGGCGACGGAGGAAGGTGGACGGGCTGGTCCCCCGAGACGGCGCCCCCCTCTATCGAGGCCCCGTCGTTTCCGGGCAGAGGGGGCCGATAAACCGGCCCCTCTGCCGCCGAAGCCGGGGACGGGGGGACGCTCGGCGCTCCGGTCCCCGCACCGGGCATCGGCGGCTGATAGACGGGGGAGGCGCCCGGCCGAACGTCGCGGGGTTCGGCCGGGGCCGCCAAAGGCGCCGCGTGGACGGAGACCTCCCCCACCGAAGGCGATACGGCCTCGGGGGACAGGGCGACACCGATCGGCGGAGGCGCAGCCAGGGGAAGAACCCGAGACTCCGGAGGAGTGTAGACGGGATCGCCGCCCTCCATCATGCGCTCCCGGCCGGGCGGAACGTAGACCGACGGCTGCCAGGCATCCCCACCGAAAGATGCGGCACCGGGCTCCGGAGGAACGTAGAGCGGCACCTTGGGCAGCTCCGGATCGATCGGAGGCCGAACCGGCCGACGCCGCGCCTGAGGCGCATCGGGAGGGATGATGGCGATGCCGTGGTCATTCGTGGGGACGGGATAGATGCGGGCCGGCCGCCGGGGATCCCACAGGGGAACCCGATCCCCGTCCCCGGGATAGGCGACCACCCGGGAAAACGGCTCGAAGCCGGGGTCGAGCGCCATCGCCTTTCTGTAAAAGAATTGGGCCTGCTCGAACTGGGCGGTCTTCTCGTGGTACATCCCATACCAGTACCAGGCCTCCGGATTGCGCCGCTCCTCCTGAACTCCCTTCTGAAGCCAG is from Fretibacterium sp. OH1220_COT-178 and encodes:
- a CDS encoding tetratricopeptide repeat protein — encoded protein: MKKSVRRAPIKKPAPKPKKARKKPRPAPAANKKKAAPHPRLSSLQQGIALMRQERYEAARPWLQKGVQEERRNPEAWYWYGMYHEKTAQFEQAQFFYRKAMALDPGFEPFSRVVAYPGDGDRVPLWDPRRPARIYPVPTNDHGIAIIPPDAPQARRRPVRPPIDPELPKVPLYVPPEPGAASFGGDAWQPSVYVPPGRERMMEGGDPVYTPPESRVLPLAAPPPIGVALSPEAVSPSVGEVSVHAAPLAAPAEPRDVRPGASPVYQPPMPGAGTGAPSVPPSPASAAEGPVYRPPLPGNDGASIEGGAVSGDQPVHLPPSPSETH